One Silene latifolia isolate original U9 population chromosome 4, ASM4854445v1, whole genome shotgun sequence DNA segment encodes these proteins:
- the LOC141652051 gene encoding protein LITTLE ZIPPER 3 gives MERLNTELYIENCYIMKENEKLRKKAEVLNEENKQLLSELKQKLSVNSKTTKGKQSTSVSDHQTN, from the coding sequence ATGGAAAGGTTGAACACAGAGTTATACATTGAAAATTGTTACATAATGAAGGAAAACGAGAAGCTTCGGAAGAAAGCCGAGGTGCTGAATGAAGAGAATAAGCAACTTCTCTCTGAGTTAAAGCAGAAACTTAGTGTGAATTCGAAGACGACGAAAGGAAAACAGAGCACCTCCGTTTCCGATCACCAAACTAATTAA